One genomic region from Gadus morhua chromosome 9, gadMor3.0, whole genome shotgun sequence encodes:
- the elmo3 gene encoding engulfment and cell motility protein 3 isoform X2, which translates to MEVMQVVREQITRTLSSKPTSLELFKNKVNALNYGEILKLRQTERLHQEETLALPVVELKERLKPELMDLIRQQRLNRLCQGTLFRKISSRRRQDKLWYCRLSPNHKVLHYGDVEEDTESPAIESLQEKIPVADIKALLTGKDCPHMKENKGKQTKEVLDLAFSITYDVEDYSLNFIASSRADFCLWTDGLSVLLGRDMGSESMRSELEILLSMEIKLRLLDLENVQIPDLAPPVPLPPSNYHFCYDFNATEQ; encoded by the exons ATGGAG gtgatgCAGGTGGTCCGGGAGCAGATCACCAGAACCCTGTCCAGTAAGCCCACCTCCCTGGAGCTCTTCAAGAACAAGGTCAACGCGCTGAACTACGGAGAGATCCTGAAGCTGAGGCAGACGGAGCGGCTGCACCAGGAGGAGACGCTGGCCCTGCCCGTGGT GGAGCTGAAGGAGCGTCTGAAGCCGGAGCTCATGGATTTGATCCGCCAGCAGAGACTGAACCGCCTCTGTCAGGGAACGCTGTTCAGGAAGATCAGCAGCCGGCGGCgccagg ATAAACTGTGGTACTGCCGCCTGTCGCCCAATCACAAAGTGCTGCACTACGGTGACGTGGAGGAGGACACTGAGAGCCCGGCAATAGAATCGCTGCAGGAGAAGA TCCCGGTGGCTGACATCAAGGCCCTGCTGACGGGGAAAGACTGTCCCCACATGAAGGAGAACAAGGGAAAGCAGACCAAG GAGGTTCTGGACCTGGCCTTCAGCATCACCTACGACGTGGAGGACTACAGCCTCAACTTCATTGCCTCGTCTAGAGCTGAC TTCTGCCTGTGGACGGACGGCCTCAGCGTGCTGCTCGGTCGGGACATGGGCAGCGAGTCGATGCGCAGCGAGCTGGAGATCCTGCTCTCCATGGAGATCAAGCTGCGGCTGCTGGACCTGGAGAACGTCCAGATCCCCGACCTGGCCCCCCCCGTCCCACTGCCCCCCAGCAACTACCACTTCTGCTACGACTTCAACGCCACGGAGCAATAG
- the elmo3 gene encoding engulfment and cell motility protein 3 isoform X1, which translates to MPQQKDIVKIAIQMPGAYPQLIQLDQKKPLSAVIKEVCDGWNLSGPDNHALQYADGVQMYITESNRLDIKNGCILRLTKAPGCCAEDLYKGIQSADSGVRCDSLKQLANVSTDVTFAQEFISRDGHVLLVKIVEDGNESPLIMTHTLTSFFELMDHQIVSWENLSSAFIKKIASLVNAKVCDASIQQVSLALLESMVQSGRALYLLVKQEVTLERLLAHLQVANQQIQTKAMALLMALLQTAGDADRQELFAFLSKKNLRQYIYKNIIHSSGAVGDEMAHYLYVLQSVTLNHLEPRMRTPLDCYSQDQREVLHTLRQAAFETESENSLSNERRRSLCAKEFRKLGFSNNSNPGQDLVRAPPGLLALDTMEYFSSRYPDAYSRFVLENSSREDKHECPFARSSIQLTLVLCEILRIGDPPSETGADYHPIFFSQDRLVEELFCVCIQLLNKTWKEMRATQEDFDKVMQVVREQITRTLSSKPTSLELFKNKVNALNYGEILKLRQTERLHQEETLALPVVELKERLKPELMDLIRQQRLNRLCQGTLFRKISSRRRQDKLWYCRLSPNHKVLHYGDVEEDTESPAIESLQEKIPVADIKALLTGKDCPHMKENKGKQTKEVLDLAFSITYDVEDYSLNFIASSRADFCLWTDGLSVLLGRDMGSESMRSELEILLSMEIKLRLLDLENVQIPDLAPPVPLPPSNYHFCYDFNATEQ; encoded by the exons ATGCCGCAGCAGAAAGACATTGTGAAGATCGCCATCCAGATGCCTGGAGCGTACCCACAACTCATACAGCTAGACCAg AAAAAGCCTCTTTCTGCAGTCATCAAGGAGGTCTGTGACGG gtggaaCCTCTCAGGCCCTGATAACCATGCTCTTCAGTATGCAGATGGTGTGCAGATGTACATCACTGAGTCG AATCGTCTGGATATCAAGAATGGCTGCATTCTGCGTCTGACCAAGGCCCCG ggctgcTGTGCTGAGGACCTGTATAAGGGCATCCAGAGCGCGGACTCAGGCGTGCGCTGTGATTCGCTGAAGCAGCTCGCTAACGTCTCCACCGACGTGACCTTCGCCCAGGAGTTCATCAGCCGCGACGGACACGTCCTATTGGTCAAGATTGTGGAGGACGGCAacga gtctccTCTCATCATGACCCACACTCTGACCAGCTTCTTTGAGCTCATGGACCACCAGATTGTCTCCTGGGAAAACCTCTCCTCTGCCTTCATCAAGAAG ATCGCTAGCCTGGTGAATGCTAAGGTGTGCGACGCGTCGATCCAGCAGGTGTCCCTGGCCCTCCTGGAGAGCATGGTGCAGAGCGGCCGCGCCCTCTACCTGCTCGTCAAGCAGGAGGTCACCCTGGAGCGCCTCCTCGCCCACCTGCAGGT GGCGAACCAGCAGATCCAGACCAAAGCCATGGCTCTGCTGATGGCCCTACTGCAGACAGCCGgggatgcagacagacag GAGCTGTTTGCGTTCTTATCTAAGAAGAATCTGCGCCAGTACATCTACAAG AACATCATCCACAGCTCAGGGGCGGTGGGGGACGAGATGGCCCACTACCTGTACGTCCTGCAGTCCGTCACCCTCAACCACCTGGAGCCCCGCATGAGGACCCCCCTGGACTGCTACAGCCAG gaccagagGGAGGTCCTCCACACGCTCCGCCAGGCGGCGTTCGAGACGGAGAGCGAGAACAGTCTGAGCAACGAGCGCCGTCGCTCCCTCTGCGCCAAGGAGTTCAGGAAGCTGGGCTTCAGC aACAACAGTAACCCGGGTCAGGACCTGGTCCGCGCCCCCCCGGGCCTCCTGGCGCTGGACACCATGGAGTACTTCTCCTCCCGCTATCCGGACGCCTACAGCAGG TTCGTGTTGGAGAACAGCAGTAGGGAGGATAAGCACGAGTGCCCGTTTGCTCGCAGCAGCATCCAGCTGACCCTGGTCCTCTGTGAGATCCTCCGCATCGGGGACCCGC cctcggAGACGGGTGCCGACTACCACCCCATCTTCTTCAGCCAGGAccggctggtggaggagctgttctGCGTCTGCATCCAGCTGCTCAACAAGACCTGGAAGGAGATGAGGGCCACGCAGGAGGACTTCGACAAG gtgatgCAGGTGGTCCGGGAGCAGATCACCAGAACCCTGTCCAGTAAGCCCACCTCCCTGGAGCTCTTCAAGAACAAGGTCAACGCGCTGAACTACGGAGAGATCCTGAAGCTGAGGCAGACGGAGCGGCTGCACCAGGAGGAGACGCTGGCCCTGCCCGTGGT GGAGCTGAAGGAGCGTCTGAAGCCGGAGCTCATGGATTTGATCCGCCAGCAGAGACTGAACCGCCTCTGTCAGGGAACGCTGTTCAGGAAGATCAGCAGCCGGCGGCgccagg ATAAACTGTGGTACTGCCGCCTGTCGCCCAATCACAAAGTGCTGCACTACGGTGACGTGGAGGAGGACACTGAGAGCCCGGCAATAGAATCGCTGCAGGAGAAGA TCCCGGTGGCTGACATCAAGGCCCTGCTGACGGGGAAAGACTGTCCCCACATGAAGGAGAACAAGGGAAAGCAGACCAAG GAGGTTCTGGACCTGGCCTTCAGCATCACCTACGACGTGGAGGACTACAGCCTCAACTTCATTGCCTCGTCTAGAGCTGAC TTCTGCCTGTGGACGGACGGCCTCAGCGTGCTGCTCGGTCGGGACATGGGCAGCGAGTCGATGCGCAGCGAGCTGGAGATCCTGCTCTCCATGGAGATCAAGCTGCGGCTGCTGGACCTGGAGAACGTCCAGATCCCCGACCTGGCCCCCCCCGTCCCACTGCCCCCCAGCAACTACCACTTCTGCTACGACTTCAACGCCACGGAGCAATAG
- the rassf9 gene encoding ras association domain-containing protein 9 produces MAPFGKGFLKARLKNNRTKEREATAAGKEIQITVCGQEKVVCGVTKHTTCADMVQALLEDHRGAPEGKQGSPEGQRAPPGGLRGEAQDFCLVERWKGLERALPPLTRILRLWSAWGDQKPLIHFHLVRVSDFVARSSRKGPPEGPRPPGARPKRAERGGGPQPLGEERQKRMVKKAFRKLEKLHRTPPAAPPGAAEVDRMVQLILAQDHTLREQDRQLRDLDLDLRRTELCSRGAGAPGAPEAPEAGVPQTPEEEEELQRYLRCAEDGLDQLGLQVRRHQDLILQLSRDIDLELAAAAAGGPAVWPPGPQEEVAAAAVAGPGVSEAEAEADAAFYAAELEAVRGELQRSLLEGVALHREGSQLDHALRLHQDATAARDQEAWQLAAQLGSLQLGSGGEEAGGPGPDPGAGPGPGPAQSSVRCSVAPATVRLKHGGGPTDITDTDSDTGISSTHSQDSLSPGLEALPPVDTDV; encoded by the exons ATGGCTCCGTTTGGAAAAGGTTTCCTCAAAGCGCGCCTCAAAAACAACAG GACAAAGGAGAGGGAGGCCACCGCCGCGGGGAAGGAGATTCAGATTACCGTGTGTGGCCAGGAGAAAGTGGTCTGCGGCGTCACCAAGCACACCACATGCGCCGACATGGTGCAGGCCCTGCTGGAGGACCACAGGGGGGCCCCTGAGGGCAAACAGGGCTCCCCTGAGGGCCAGAGGGCCCCGCCCGGGGGGCTCCGCGGCGAGGCCCAGGACTTCTGCCTGGTGGAGCGCTGGAAGGGCCTGGAGCGCGCCCTGCCGCCCCTCACGCGCATCCTGCGGCTGTGGAGCGCCTGGGGGGACCAGAAGCCCCTCATCCACTTCCACCTGGTCCGGGTCAGCGACTTCGTGGCTCGGAGCAGCCGGAAGGGCCCGCCCGAGGGGCcccggcccccgggggcccggccCAAGAGGGCGGAGCGGGGCGGGGGCCCCCAGCCGCTGGGCGAGGAGCGGCAGAAGCGCATGGTGAAGAAGGCCTTCCGCAAGCTGGAGAAGCTTCACAGGAccccccccgcagccccccccGGGGCGGCGGAGGTGGACCGCATGGTCCAGCTCATCCTGGCCCAGGACCACACGCTCCGGGAGCAGGACCGGCAGCTCagggacctggacctggacctgcgGCGGACCGAGCTGTGCTCGCGGGGCgcgggggccccgggggccccaGAGGCCCCTGAGGCGGGGGTCCCTCAgaccccggaggaggaggaggagctccagcGGTACCTGCGCTGCGCTGAGGACGGGCTGGACCAGCTGGGGCTGCAGGTCCGGAGGCACCAGGACCTCATCCTGCAGCTGTCCCGGGACATCGACCTGGagctggccgccgccgccgccgggggccCGGCGGTGTGGCCCCCGGGCCCCCAGGAGgaagtggcggcggcggcggtggcgggccCCGGGGTctcggaggcggaggcggaggcggacgCGGCGTTCTACGCGGCGGAGCTGGAGGCGGTGCGGGGCGAGCTGCAGCGCAGCCTGCTGGAGGGCGTGGCCCTGCACCGCGAGGGCTCCCAGCTGGACCACGCCCTCCGGCTGCACCAGGACGCCACCGCCGCCCGGGACCAGGAGGCCTGGCAGCTGGCGGCCCAGCTCGGCTCCCtgcagctggggagcgggggggaggaggccggGGGGCCTGGCCCCGACCCGGGGGCGGGACCCGGTCCGGGACCCGCTCAGAGCTCTGTGCGCTGCTCCGTTGCCCCGGCGACCGTGAGGCTGAAACACGGCGGGGGTCCGACGGACATCACGGACACGGACTCGGACACAGGGATAAGCTCCACCCACAGCCAGGATTCGCTCTCCCCCGGCCTTGAGGCCCTGCCCCCCGTCGACACCGACGTCTGA